One genomic window of Halovivax cerinus includes the following:
- a CDS encoding DUF4157 domain-containing protein, producing MAPGPIGIPVLRSTESTLDEPVTLGPAASERASEIIAEFQNRPDEIPNHNSRQDLASHERNWDAHEATGPAGDAGVPESVREVISSSGQSLDASIQRAMEDRMGDAFGDVRIHTGPKAANACEDINARAFTVGNHIAFNAGEYDPESAAGQHLLAHELAHVRQQTGGVVSMLSQEDLELEIDPDPEQEREAEVTAKRVVSGRELGIQRLANTEVYIQRFPWDQSNLNSSNGDGYDSRADDGLGHPVKNRSARFGSAMRTDYRKTFFKAYPHLEGDVVVHHAVEKRMASGENTNWPDIVSQSEIHSLENLRGIPKELNSEVHLSEIRREWDKFYDENPSPSKEELLNKATEIDDAYGHVFEPPVR from the coding sequence ATGGCGCCCGGCCCAATTGGGATACCCGTGCTGCGGTCGACAGAGTCGACGCTGGACGAACCGGTCACGCTCGGGCCGGCGGCGAGCGAGCGGGCGTCCGAAATCATCGCCGAGTTCCAGAATCGCCCCGACGAAATTCCAAACCACAATTCAAGGCAGGATCTGGCGTCGCACGAGCGGAACTGGGACGCCCACGAGGCGACTGGCCCAGCGGGCGACGCCGGTGTCCCCGAGAGCGTGCGAGAGGTAATCTCCTCGTCGGGGCAGTCACTCGACGCGTCGATCCAGCGCGCGATGGAAGACCGGATGGGCGACGCGTTCGGTGACGTCCGGATTCACACGGGGCCGAAAGCGGCGAACGCCTGTGAGGACATCAACGCCCGGGCGTTTACGGTCGGGAATCACATCGCGTTCAACGCGGGTGAGTACGATCCGGAGAGTGCAGCGGGCCAGCACCTATTGGCGCACGAGTTGGCCCACGTGAGACAGCAGACCGGCGGGGTGGTATCAATGCTCTCCCAGGAGGACCTGGAGCTGGAGATCGATCCGGACCCGGAGCAAGAGCGGGAGGCGGAGGTGACTGCAAAGCGCGTGGTGTCCGGTCGTGAGTTGGGGATTCAGCGGTTAGCGAATACGGAAGTGTATATTCAGCGCTTCCCGTGGGACCAGAGTAATCTCAACTCATCCAACGGAGATGGATACGATTCCAGGGCGGACGACGGCCTGGGACACCCCGTCAAGAATCGGTCTGCTCGATTTGGTTCAGCAATGCGTACGGACTACCGAAAAACGTTCTTCAAGGCCTATCCCCACTTGGAGGGCGATGTCGTGGTCCATCACGCAGTAGAAAAACGAATGGCTTCGGGCGAAAACACCAACTGGCCTGATATCGTCTCACAATCTGAAATACACTCCCTGGAGAATTTACGGGGCATTCCCAAAGAGTTGAACAGTGAAGTCCACTTGAGTGAGATCAGAAGGGAATGGGACAAATTCTACGACGAAAATCCGAGCCCCAGTAAAGAAGAACTACTGAACAAGGCGACAGAAATTGACGATGCGTACGGTCACGTATTCGAACCCCCGGTGAGGTAG
- a CDS encoding colicin immunity domain-containing protein, which yields MSETELTRTYLELIRKFTGGEMTAPEFERQYLDEFKSDRGNFPSGDAFDPYHRLFVAVDAYCSDPELRDEYDIDETALRETAVETKAQLEHRLETITG from the coding sequence ATGAGTGAGACTGAGCTAACTCGAACGTATCTCGAATTGATTCGGAAATTCACCGGCGGCGAGATGACTGCGCCGGAATTCGAGAGGCAGTATCTCGACGAATTCAAATCAGATCGGGGTAACTTTCCGAGTGGAGATGCGTTCGACCCGTATCATCGACTGTTCGTCGCGGTCGACGCCTATTGTTCGGATCCGGAGCTGCGAGACGAGTACGACATCGACGAAACAGCACTTCGGGAAACGGCTGTCGAGACGAAAGCGCAACTGGAACACCGGCTAGAAACGATTACGGGTTGA
- a CDS encoding nucleotidyltransferase domain-containing protein has translation MDVSLRLPLPDEQVFRYGAMDEIVEILVRNPSASFSNRELQRLTGYGGPSVSKALSLLEAMGLIVGTDTGNRTLYRIDEHRIHDAVDPLLQIPQAEFREPLKRFVERVTADVHSIAGILCFGSVARGEADRASDIDVFVLVGDGEDPVPVRRTISDVTSALEEESIDGDRYEFEVFVESPETARKRGEALRPILQEGIALVESETLRSVRRTVFGVAE, from the coding sequence ATGGACGTCTCACTCCGACTCCCGCTCCCGGACGAACAGGTTTTCCGATACGGGGCGATGGACGAGATCGTCGAGATACTCGTCCGGAACCCGTCGGCGTCGTTCTCGAATCGCGAACTCCAGCGGCTGACCGGCTACGGCGGCCCGAGCGTCTCGAAGGCACTCTCGCTGCTCGAGGCGATGGGACTGATCGTCGGGACGGACACCGGAAACCGAACGCTCTATCGAATCGACGAACACCGTATTCACGATGCTGTCGACCCGCTTCTCCAAATTCCGCAGGCGGAGTTTCGCGAGCCGTTGAAACGGTTTGTGGAGCGAGTGACCGCCGACGTCCACTCTATCGCCGGAATCCTCTGCTTCGGCAGCGTAGCGCGTGGCGAAGCCGATCGAGCGAGCGACATCGACGTCTTCGTTCTCGTAGGCGACGGCGAGGACCCGGTCCCCGTGCGGCGAACGATTTCGGACGTAACCAGCGCACTCGAGGAGGAGTCGATCGACGGCGATCGGTACGAGTTCGAGGTCTTCGTCGAGTCGCCCGAAACCGCTCGTAAGCGGGGCGAGGCCCTCCGACCGATACTCCAGGAGGGGATCGCCCTGGTCGAGAGCGAGACGCTACGAAGCGTGCGCCGGACCGTCTTCGGGGTCGCGGAATGA
- a CDS encoding DUF4157 domain-containing protein, with product MAPGPLGVPVLRSTETRLDEPVSLGPAASERASEIIDEFQNRPDEIPDDNNRQNLASLQRNMDAHEATGPAGDASVPDSVREVISSSGQSLDASIQRAVEERMGDSFGDVRIHTGPNAANACEAINARAFTVGNHIAFNSGEYDPESPEGQHLLAHELAHVRQQTGGALSMMPQANVELEIDPDPQLEREAEATAQRVMEGGELGIQRLAKSEVHVQRAPEASRRDVLTGNVDLDDLGEAVENVDTGDVDYGEVAAAGALSLVPVLGPAMKSYVDQKTAPLKLKQTLQQVDPPTEWVEQAATRAASMVENLVTGPTRFG from the coding sequence ATGGCGCCCGGCCCTCTTGGGGTACCCGTGCTGCGGTCGACGGAGACGAGGCTCGACGAACCGGTCTCGCTCGGTCCGGCGGCGAGCGAGCGTGCGTCCGAAATCATCGACGAGTTCCAGAATCGACCCGACGAGATCCCGGACGACAACAATCGGCAGAACCTGGCGTCGCTACAGCGCAATATGGACGCCCATGAGGCCACGGGGCCGGCGGGCGACGCCAGTGTCCCCGACAGCGTGCGCGAGGTCATCTCCTCGTCCGGCCAGTCGCTCGACGCGTCGATCCAGCGCGCTGTCGAAGAGCGGATGGGCGACTCGTTCGGCGACGTCCGGATTCACACCGGGCCGAACGCGGCGAACGCCTGCGAGGCCATCAACGCGCGGGCGTTCACCGTCGGGAACCACATCGCGTTCAATTCGGGTGAGTACGACCCCGAGAGTCCGGAAGGGCAGCACCTATTGGCGCACGAATTGGCCCACGTGAGACAGCAGACCGGCGGCGCACTCTCGATGATGCCTCAGGCGAACGTCGAGCTTGAGATAGATCCTGATCCACAACTGGAGCGTGAAGCCGAGGCAACCGCCCAGCGGGTGATGGAGGGTGGGGAACTGGGGATTCAGCGGCTGGCGAAGTCGGAAGTCCACGTCCAGCGGGCTCCCGAGGCGAGTCGGCGCGACGTCCTCACCGGGAACGTCGACCTCGACGACCTCGGCGAGGCGGTCGAGAACGTCGACACCGGGGACGTGGATTACGGCGAGGTCGCAGCCGCCGGGGCGCTGAGTCTCGTCCCCGTCCTGGGCCCCGCGATGAAGAGCTACGTCGATCAGAAAACTGCACCACTGAAACTGAAACAGACGCTGCAGCAGGTCGATCCGCCGACCGAGTGGGTCGAACAGGCCGCCACGCGTGCAGCCTCGATGGTCGAGAATCTGGTGACTGGACCGACTCGGTTTGGCTGA
- a CDS encoding PKD domain-containing protein has translation MLEEQTLNVTATVTNTGKTTATQTITLATNATQRDSTSVTLASGESKSVTLSWLTDRWDAGNYTATVSSANNSTTVPVIVKSAYETQYGINSTYMLDGGDRFHDLAATNDDGYVAVGTARNASDYADTGTWIIKIDANGTEEWNRTITTENREKFKGVVQTSDGGYLAVGVTDIYSNEKAWAVRYDATGAMLWEQTYATAETHSTFEDIVKTSDGFAVAGKRSINNGSADGWVIELDTSGAKQWAWTGGGPHHDQFVALQQTTDGGYVAVGEDQWDTNDSNVGLSRNAWMVKLSSDGASEWNRTYGDWAVVEDFQSVRQTADGGYVAAGSTTNTPDIGESAWLLRTDAAGVEEWNRTYSPEGGSYEWWNDVRQLSNGDFFLAGSTDGFNNGDRDAWLMRVDGTGYERTSWLVNGLGDEDFTSVVATGSEQFAVAGFSESWNPDYAGWLLEADIGVPVNTPPTADIIAPSTATVGATYTLDGTGSSDSDGTIDSYVWAINGSQIGTGSTLTHTFGSTGTKTLTLTVTDDDGNTDTTTTTVTVTNTNSPPTADIIAPSTATVGTTYTFDGTGSSDADGSISSYVWAINGSQIGTGSTTAYTFTSEGTKTLTLTVTDDDGNTDVRNQTVTVKSKGPTANFTYSGPPNYVGEPIVFNASSTTDPTDDIVSYEWDMEADGTYEINYTDPTNVLTYVNAGTKTVRLRVTDDDGNTDVINRTVTIQTGEPTANFTVSKSRAKTGEPIVFNASSTTDPTDDVVSYEWDMEADGTYEISSSNPTQVLTYVNAGTKTIRLRVTDDDGNTDVASRTVAIVDRTPPTVDLSAIDANASAKTPPTGQTVYTNGTLSVAATADDVSGSVSSVLVALRSDRSNFRAVFGATQASETNWTKAIDLSNTSAVPDDGNYSLTLTAVDTAGNVNVTTTNETVVLDREEPELAATISQVNDSTGQVNVTATEQLSGVPTVSVELPNGTTEIPSVTSKGPTRWNGTFNLTGTSSGQYNVTVTGTDLAGNVGTDAATSKIGTVSTQQNETAMVVLEPSGMFVDFTTANATNDTVVLTRSDSALAPLNPSQTGVAFLDARLGDALDANLSHAVIGMPVPAQLPGDVDPSTVSVAYYNESNLGSDKWEAVNTTVEQRTINGTTRQYWIATVTHFSTYGAVASDDTAPTLDTATPTGDLSVRIENQTVRFEYSDDLSGVNASNVTLAFDGSDVTANTSAAITSQYASFDATGLSTGTHTATVTVADAAGNADTFTLSFSIPKASNGGGGIVPPPTQTKAVQSLADGGADVTIQNGVAGQTAEVNLDGIEAGSATFDRLQVSYAYDLQELAFQVHPSADLADGTPDLESGTSLGFLTVEKSVQNDYFESVEFRFALPRSALPEEASRDDVALYRYDGSSWSKLETSRREDTYTATAPGFSVFAVGVDATDEKTPQQTPDTNPSPTSEEQMDSTTPSDGTLGSRIDTRLIALLGIATGLIASLGIGLARRRRR, from the coding sequence GTGCTCGAAGAGCAGACGCTGAACGTCACCGCCACCGTCACCAACACGGGGAAGACGACTGCCACACAGACCATCACACTAGCGACCAATGCCACCCAACGCGATTCGACGTCGGTGACCCTCGCCAGCGGTGAATCGAAGTCGGTCACGCTCTCCTGGCTGACGGACCGCTGGGACGCTGGGAACTACACCGCCACCGTCTCCAGTGCGAACAACTCGACGACGGTCCCGGTGATCGTCAAGAGTGCCTACGAAACCCAGTACGGCATCAACTCCACGTACATGCTTGACGGCGGCGACCGCTTCCACGACCTCGCGGCGACGAACGACGACGGGTACGTCGCAGTCGGCACGGCACGGAACGCGAGCGATTACGCCGACACTGGCACCTGGATCATCAAGATCGACGCGAACGGCACCGAGGAGTGGAATCGGACGATAACCACCGAAAACAGAGAGAAGTTCAAAGGAGTTGTCCAGACGAGCGACGGCGGTTACCTCGCTGTCGGGGTAACGGACATCTACAGCAACGAGAAGGCCTGGGCAGTCCGGTACGACGCCACCGGGGCCATGCTATGGGAGCAGACGTATGCGACGGCGGAAACCCACTCGACTTTCGAGGACATCGTGAAGACATCAGACGGCTTTGCCGTCGCCGGCAAGCGATCGATAAATAACGGTTCTGCAGATGGGTGGGTGATAGAACTCGACACGAGCGGAGCAAAGCAGTGGGCGTGGACCGGCGGTGGCCCCCATCACGACCAGTTCGTGGCCCTTCAGCAGACGACAGACGGTGGGTACGTCGCCGTCGGAGAGGATCAGTGGGACACCAACGACTCGAACGTCGGGCTGAGCCGAAATGCCTGGATGGTGAAACTCTCCTCGGACGGCGCGTCGGAGTGGAACCGTACGTATGGAGACTGGGCAGTCGTGGAGGACTTCCAGAGCGTGCGCCAGACCGCAGACGGCGGATACGTCGCCGCCGGAAGCACGACCAATACCCCGGACATCGGCGAGAGCGCCTGGCTTCTGAGGACGGACGCGGCCGGGGTCGAGGAGTGGAACCGGACGTACAGTCCCGAAGGGGGCAGCTACGAGTGGTGGAACGACGTGCGACAACTGTCCAACGGGGACTTCTTCCTCGCTGGTTCAACGGACGGTTTCAACAACGGCGACCGTGACGCCTGGCTCATGCGGGTCGACGGGACCGGCTACGAGCGCACTAGCTGGCTTGTCAATGGCTTAGGTGACGAGGACTTCACGTCGGTGGTCGCCACCGGCAGCGAGCAGTTCGCCGTGGCCGGCTTTTCCGAATCGTGGAACCCTGATTACGCGGGCTGGCTGCTGGAAGCCGACATTGGGGTCCCAGTGAACACACCGCCGACCGCCGACATCATCGCGCCGTCCACGGCCACCGTCGGCGCGACCTACACCCTCGATGGGACCGGGTCGTCTGATTCTGACGGAACGATCGATAGCTACGTCTGGGCCATCAACGGTAGCCAGATCGGCACTGGCTCGACGCTCACTCACACCTTCGGATCGACAGGTACAAAGACGCTTACGCTCACCGTCACCGACGACGACGGCAACACCGACACCACGACGACTACGGTGACTGTCACGAACACGAACTCACCGCCGACCGCCGACATCATCGCGCCGTCCACGGCCACCGTCGGCACCACTTACACCTTCGACGGCACTGGGTCGTCAGACGCTGATGGGTCTATCAGTAGCTACGTCTGGGCCATCAACGGTAGCCAGATCGGCACTGGCTCGACGACTGCGTATACGTTCACCTCGGAGGGCACCAAAACGCTCACGCTCACTGTCACCGACGACGACGGCAACACCGACGTCCGCAACCAGACAGTGACAGTCAAATCGAAGGGCCCTACTGCGAACTTCACGTACTCGGGCCCGCCGAACTACGTCGGCGAACCTATCGTCTTCAACGCCTCGTCCACGACCGACCCCACCGACGATATCGTGAGCTACGAGTGGGACATGGAGGCCGACGGCACCTACGAGATCAACTACACCGACCCGACCAACGTCCTCACATACGTCAACGCGGGCACCAAGACCGTCCGGCTCCGTGTCACCGACGACGACGGCAACACCGACGTCATCAATCGCACAGTGACGATTCAGACGGGTGAACCCACCGCGAACTTCACGGTCTCGAAGTCGAGGGCAAAAACCGGCGAGCCGATCGTGTTCAACGCTTCGTCCACGACCGACCCCACCGACGACGTGGTGAGCTACGAGTGGGACATGGAGGCCGACGGCACCTACGAGATCAGCAGTTCGAACCCGACCCAGGTCCTCACATACGTCAACGCGGGCACCAAGACCATCCGGCTTCGTGTCACCGACGACGACGGGAATACCGACGTCGCCAGCCGAACAGTGGCGATCGTCGACCGGACGCCGCCGACCGTCGATCTGAGCGCCATCGACGCCAACGCGAGCGCGAAGACGCCGCCGACCGGTCAGACAGTTTACACCAACGGAACGCTCAGCGTGGCCGCCACGGCCGACGACGTGTCCGGGAGCGTGTCGTCGGTCCTGGTTGCACTCCGGTCGGATCGTTCGAACTTCCGGGCCGTCTTTGGCGCGACTCAGGCTTCTGAGACGAACTGGACGAAAGCGATCGATCTCTCGAATACGTCGGCTGTGCCCGACGACGGCAACTACAGCCTGACGCTGACGGCCGTCGATACTGCGGGGAACGTCAACGTGACGACCACGAACGAGACCGTCGTACTTGACCGCGAGGAACCGGAACTGGCCGCGACGATTTCGCAGGTCAACGATTCCACCGGACAGGTCAACGTCACCGCAACCGAGCAACTCTCGGGTGTGCCAACCGTCTCCGTGGAGCTGCCCAACGGGACCACCGAGATCCCGAGCGTCACGTCCAAGGGACCCACACGCTGGAACGGGACGTTCAACCTGACCGGCACGTCCAGTGGACAGTACAACGTGACCGTAACCGGGACTGACCTAGCGGGCAACGTGGGCACCGACGCGGCGACCTCGAAGATTGGGACCGTCTCGACCCAGCAGAACGAGACCGCGATGGTTGTCCTGGAGCCGTCGGGAATGTTCGTCGACTTCACGACCGCCAACGCCACCAACGACACGGTCGTGTTGACCCGGAGCGACTCGGCGCTGGCTCCGCTGAATCCAAGCCAGACCGGCGTCGCCTTCCTCGACGCGCGTCTCGGTGACGCCCTCGATGCTAACCTCTCCCACGCAGTCATTGGGATGCCTGTCCCGGCGCAGTTGCCCGGCGACGTCGATCCTTCGACGGTGTCCGTCGCCTACTACAACGAGTCAAATCTTGGGTCTGACAAGTGGGAAGCGGTGAACACGACAGTCGAACAGCGAACGATCAACGGCACCACCCGGCAATACTGGATCGCTACCGTAACCCACTTCTCGACCTACGGTGCAGTCGCCTCGGACGATACCGCGCCAACGCTCGATACAGCCACCCCGACCGGTGACCTGTCGGTCAGAATTGAAAACCAAACGGTCCGGTTCGAATACAGCGACGACCTCAGCGGGGTGAACGCCAGTAACGTGACGCTCGCCTTCGACGGGAGTGACGTCACCGCAAACACCTCGGCTGCAATCACTAGCCAGTACGCCAGCTTCGACGCGACTGGGCTCTCGACGGGCACCCACACCGCGACAGTAACCGTCGCCGACGCGGCCGGCAACGCCGACACCTTCACGCTCAGCTTCTCGATTCCGAAAGCGAGCAACGGAGGCGGTGGCATCGTTCCACCTCCAACCCAGACGAAAGCGGTCCAGTCGCTCGCGGACGGCGGCGCCGACGTGACGATCCAAAACGGCGTGGCGGGCCAGACGGCAGAGGTCAACCTCGACGGTATCGAGGCCGGATCGGCCACGTTCGACCGGCTGCAGGTCTCCTACGCCTACGACCTCCAAGAGCTCGCCTTCCAGGTTCACCCGAGTGCTGACCTGGCTGACGGCACGCCCGATCTCGAATCGGGCACCTCTCTGGGCTTCCTGACCGTCGAAAAGTCGGTCCAGAACGACTACTTCGAATCGGTCGAGTTCCGCTTCGCCCTGCCCAGGAGCGCACTTCCCGAGGAAGCGAGCCGCGACGACGTAGCGCTCTATCGCTACGACGGGAGTTCGTGGAGCAAGCTCGAAACCAGCCGGCGCGAGGACACCTACACCGCCACCGCACCCGGCTTCTCGGTGTTTGCAGTCGGAGTCGATGCCACAGACGAGAAGACACCACAACAGACTCCCGACACCAATCCATCACCTACTTCGGAGGAGCAGATGGACTCTACAACGCCATCGGACGGCACGCTTGGCTCCAGAATCGATACTCGGCTGATCGCGTTACTCGGCATCGCTACTGGACTGATCGCATCACTCGGCATCGGGCTCGCCCGTCGCAGGCGTCGGTGA
- a CDS encoding histidine kinase N-terminal 7TM domain-containing protein, translating into MVSNSALAHVGLLTFSAATTTGLAVYAFRHRQEPGATWFGMLMLSLTVWSGCYAVGVITFDPTWRLFWARVQWFGVATIYVWLFLFALSYTGHDNIITRRTVVGFCLVPILAIIGAWTNPFHHLLWRTFQVRVVDGIALIDFTYGPIFWVDIIYGYALIAIATALLLRLVFQSDYLYTDQSALLLVGIAAPFLGNVAENFIWASQLIIDPTPHAFTVTGLTFGYALFRRQLFDLVPATRQLGRSAAITQLNTGVLIVDNARRVVYCNEAAVDVIDCEPADALGREIRSLVDSDVIDFDAEDALAELEIDDTVYEVRTSPITDQSDRQIGHTLVIHDVTTRKRRERRLAAQRDELATVNELNAVIRGVNQALVSATSRDAVERAVCERLAHSDLYRTACVADVTTWTGDADRWLVAGDQVDSTPPPLDGDGIERRALERSEEARTQTIVPEPTTDDGTWAIVPVVYGRTVHGVLGLYTDRTEISDRERAVLGELGEIVGHATNAVEMRQLLSAEAVTEVELESTDDSDSLVEASIAAECDLELAGLVPGGEAGHVAYVRLADGDVSVVADELESSGEVRIIRDGETDGLLDWQVTGDTLLGMLVDFGAKIQHATVEDGRASYTLEIAAESNVRALVDAVEQQFPDTWVVAKREHARPVERADALTEHNLDDLTDRQAEALEAAYRAGYFGWPRDSTAEEVAAVLDISAPTLHAHLRKAEEQILADLFDPGAAD; encoded by the coding sequence ATGGTAAGTAACAGTGCACTCGCTCACGTCGGCCTGCTCACATTCTCGGCAGCGACGACGACCGGGTTAGCGGTCTACGCCTTCCGCCACCGCCAGGAACCAGGTGCCACCTGGTTCGGCATGTTGATGCTGTCGTTGACGGTCTGGTCCGGCTGCTACGCCGTTGGCGTCATTACGTTCGATCCCACCTGGCGGTTGTTCTGGGCGCGTGTGCAGTGGTTCGGCGTTGCGACCATCTACGTCTGGTTGTTCCTGTTTGCGCTGTCCTACACTGGTCACGACAACATTATCACTCGACGGACTGTCGTCGGTTTCTGTCTCGTTCCGATACTGGCTATCATCGGCGCGTGGACGAATCCCTTCCACCATCTTCTCTGGCGTACCTTTCAGGTGAGAGTTGTGGACGGTATTGCTCTGATCGATTTCACCTACGGACCGATTTTTTGGGTGGACATCATCTACGGGTATGCGTTGATCGCCATCGCGACGGCCCTCTTGCTCCGCCTGGTCTTCCAATCTGACTATCTTTACACCGACCAGTCGGCGCTCTTGCTCGTAGGCATCGCCGCTCCTTTCCTCGGGAACGTCGCGGAGAACTTTATCTGGGCGTCCCAACTTATTATCGATCCAACACCCCACGCGTTTACAGTGACCGGTCTCACGTTCGGGTACGCCCTCTTCCGACGACAGCTGTTCGATCTCGTCCCCGCCACCAGACAGCTCGGCCGGAGCGCCGCTATCACCCAGCTCAACACCGGGGTCTTGATCGTGGACAACGCCCGCCGCGTCGTCTACTGCAACGAGGCTGCTGTCGACGTGATCGACTGTGAACCTGCTGATGCACTCGGTCGAGAGATCCGGTCGCTTGTCGACAGCGACGTGATCGACTTCGATGCCGAGGACGCCCTCGCGGAACTCGAAATCGACGACACCGTATACGAGGTCAGAACCTCGCCGATCACCGACCAGAGCGACCGCCAGATCGGCCACACCCTCGTCATCCACGACGTCACCACCCGGAAGCGACGGGAACGGAGACTGGCCGCCCAACGTGATGAACTCGCCACCGTCAACGAACTGAACGCTGTCATTCGTGGCGTCAACCAGGCGCTCGTTTCGGCGACCAGTCGGGACGCCGTCGAACGCGCCGTCTGCGAGCGCCTCGCTCACTCCGACCTCTACCGGACCGCCTGTGTAGCCGATGTCACCACGTGGACCGGTGACGCCGATCGATGGCTCGTAGCAGGCGACCAGGTCGACTCGACTCCACCGCCACTCGATGGCGACGGCATCGAACGCAGGGCACTCGAACGTAGCGAGGAGGCGAGAACGCAGACTATCGTACCCGAGCCGACGACCGACGACGGCACCTGGGCCATCGTTCCGGTCGTCTACGGTCGTACTGTTCACGGTGTACTCGGCCTCTACACCGACCGTACGGAGATCAGTGATCGCGAGCGAGCGGTCCTTGGCGAACTCGGCGAAATCGTCGGTCACGCCACCAATGCTGTCGAGATGCGCCAACTCCTCTCGGCCGAGGCAGTTACCGAGGTCGAACTGGAGAGCACCGACGACAGCGACTCACTCGTCGAGGCGTCGATTGCCGCCGAGTGCGACCTCGAACTCGCAGGTCTCGTCCCGGGGGGAGAGGCGGGTCACGTCGCATACGTCCGCCTTGCGGATGGCGATGTCTCGGTGGTAGCCGACGAACTCGAGTCATCAGGCGAAGTGCGGATAATCCGAGATGGCGAGACAGATGGCTTGCTCGACTGGCAGGTAACCGGCGATACACTCCTCGGGATGCTCGTCGACTTCGGCGCGAAAATCCAGCACGCCACGGTCGAGGATGGTCGTGCCAGCTACACTCTCGAAATCGCTGCCGAGTCGAACGTCAGGGCACTGGTCGACGCGGTCGAGCAGCAGTTTCCCGACACGTGGGTGGTGGCAAAACGCGAACACGCCCGCCCCGTCGAACGTGCCGATGCGCTCACCGAGCACAATCTGGACGATCTCACTGACCGCCAGGCGGAAGCCTTGGAGGCAGCCTATCGAGCCGGCTACTTCGGGTGGCCACGGGACTCCACTGCCGAGGAGGTTGCTGCCGTCCTCGACATCTCGGCCCCAACCCTCCACGCCCACCTCAGGAAAGCCGAGGAACAGATCCTGGCCGACCTGTTCGATCCAGGGGCTGCCGATTGA
- a CDS encoding 6-pyruvoyl trahydropterin synthase family protein, producing the protein MPLESIPQHCLPPQSLGHTPRTLHVGRESPIRISTGHRILHHDGKCSRPHGHNYEITATITGYLATEGWVVDKGDITRAISEWDHMFLVEEDDPLVEAFQQSGDEDALVVLPHPPTAEVMSLLLERRLETELPDTVTDVSVQVRETGELCAGGI; encoded by the coding sequence ATGCCGCTCGAATCGATTCCACAACACTGTCTCCCGCCCCAGTCCCTCGGCCACACTCCCCGAACCCTCCACGTCGGCCGCGAGTCACCCATCAGAATCAGTACGGGCCACCGCATCCTCCATCACGACGGCAAGTGCTCACGCCCGCACGGACACAATTACGAGATAACCGCGACGATCACGGGCTACCTCGCTACCGAAGGCTGGGTCGTCGACAAAGGCGATATTACCCGAGCCATCTCCGAGTGGGACCACATGTTTCTCGTCGAGGAGGACGATCCCCTCGTCGAGGCCTTCCAACAGTCCGGCGACGAGGACGCCCTCGTCGTCCTCCCACACCCACCCACGGCCGAGGTGATGAGCCTCCTGCTCGAACGCCGTCTCGAAACCGAGCTCCCCGACACGGTCACCGACGTCTCCGTGCAGGTGCGCGAGACGGGCGAGCTCTGCGCCGGAGGGATCTGA